The following are from one region of the Myotis daubentonii chromosome 2, mMyoDau2.1, whole genome shotgun sequence genome:
- the LOC132228725 gene encoding cytochrome P450 4V2-like isoform X2: MPMLKLWLGTVPEIAIYKAETIEVILTSSKQIDKSYMYTFLQPWLGLGLLTSTGNKWRSRRKMLTPTFHFTILEEFLGVMNEQANILVNKLEKHVDGEKFNCFSYITLCALDIICETAMGKNLDAQTNDDSEYVHAVYSMSDLIHRRMRTFWLWHDVLYLLFKDGRDHKRNLKILHNFTTNVINERANEIKRDEEGKSDDKGTTLSNRKRKAFLDLLLNVMDDEGNKLSLEAIREEVDTFMFAGHDTTAAGMNWTLYLLGCHPEVQKKLGNELDEVFGNSDRPVTLEDLKKLKYLECVIKETLRIFPSVPLIARELNEDCDVGGYKVVKGSQIVIIPYALHRDPRYFPDPEEFKPERFFPENSMGRHPYAYVPFSAGPRNCIGQRFAMMEEKVILSCILRHFWVESTQKREELGLAGELILRPTNGIWIKLKRRNADAS; encoded by the exons ATGCCAATGCTAAAACTCTGGCTTGGCACAGTACCAGAAATAGCCATATATAAAGCTGAAACTATAGAG gTAATTCTAACTAGCTCAAAGCAAATTGACAAGTCTTATATGTACACTTTCCTACAACCATGGCTTGGCCTAGGACTTCTTACAAG TACTGGAAACAAATGGCGCTCCAGGAGAAAAATGTTAACACCCACTTTCCATTTTACCATTCTGGAAGAGTTCTTAGGTGTCATGAATGAACAAGCCAACATATTAGTTAATAAGCTTGAAAAACATGTTGATGGAGAAAAGTTTAACTGCTTTTCTTACATCACTCTTTGTGCCTTAGATATAATCTGTG AAACAGCTATGGGCAAGAATCTTGATGCTCAGACTAATGATGATTCTGAGTATGTCCATGCAGTTTATAG TATGAGTGATTTGATACATCGAAGAATGAGGACGTTTTGGCTCTGGCATGACGTTTTGTACCTTTTGTTTAAAGATGGAAGGGACCACAAAAGGAACCTAAAGATCTTACATAATTTTACCACCAAT GTCATCAATGAACGGGCCAATGAAATAAAGAGAGATGAAGAAGGTAAAAGTGATGACAAGGGCACGACCCTCTCCAACAGAAAACGCAAGGCCTTTCTCGACCTGCTTTTAAATGTGATGGATGATGAAGGGAACAAGCTAAGCCTTGAGGCTATTCGAGAAGAAGTGGACACTTTCATGTTTGCG GGCCATGACACAACTGCAGCTGGAATGAACTGGACCTTGTATCTTTTGGGTTGCCATCCAGAAGTCCAGAAAAAATTAGGCAATGAGCTGGATGAAGTGTTTG GGAATTCTGATCGCCCTGTTACCTTAGAAGACCTGAAGAAACTTAAATATCTGGAGTGTGTTATTAAGGAGACCCTTCGTATTTTTCCTTCTGTGCCTTTAATTGCCCGTGAACTTAATGAAGATTGTGATGTTG GGGGATACAAGGTTGTGAAAGGCTCTCAAATAGTCATCATTCCCTACGCACTGCATAGAGACCCACGGTACTTCCCAGACCCTGAGGAGTTCAAGCCAGAGCGGTTCTTTCCCGAGAATTCGATGGGACGCCATCCATACGCATATGTGCCCTTCTCTGCTGGACCCAGAAACTGTATAG GTCAAAGGTTTGCCATGATGGAAGAAAAGGTAATTCTTTCATGCATCCTGAGGCATTTTTGGGTAGAATCCACCCAGAAAAGAGAAGAACTTGGTCTGGCAGGAGAGCTGATTCTTCGTCCTACTAATGGCATTTGGATCAAGTTGAAGAGGAGAAACGCAGATGCATCCTAA